A genomic segment from Castor canadensis chromosome 1, mCasCan1.hap1v2, whole genome shotgun sequence encodes:
- the LOC109680244 gene encoding olfactory receptor 9I1-like, which translates to MAKNNLTTVMEFILIGFTDHPKWEIPLFMVFLCLYLVTLLGNLGMIFLIQVDVQLHTPMYFFLSHLSLLDACYSSVITPQILATLVSSKLVISYGQCAAQFFFFTICASTECFLLAVMAYDRYVAISDPLLYTVAMNPRICWSLVVGAYVFGASGAILRTTCTFCLSFCEDNKINFFFCDVPPLLKLACNDTTNAEIIIVFFANIVILVNALVILISYLLIIKTILRIKFSGGRAKTFSTCGSHLTAVGLFYGTLTFMYIRSGSGKSLEEDKVVSVFYTVVIPMLNPLIYSLRNKDVNAAFRKVTGRFQVSQSM; encoded by the coding sequence ATGGCTAAGAATAACCTCACCACAGTAATGGAGTTCATTCTCATAGGTTTTACTGACCACCCAAAGTGGGAGATTCCCCTCTTCATGGTGTTTCTTTGTCTCTACCTTGTCACTCTTCTGGGGAATTTGGGGATGATTTTTCTCATTCAAGTGGATGTTCAACTCCACACCCCAATGTACTTCTTCCTGAGTCACCTCTCCCTATTGGATGCCTGTTACAGTTCAGTCATCACCCCTCAGATTCTGGCCACATTGGTCTCAAGCAAACTAGTCATCTCCTATGGCCAATGTGCTGCTCAGTTCTTCTTCTTCACCATCTGTGCAAGTACAGAGTGTTTCCTCCtggctgtgatggcctatgaccgctatgttgcTATTAGTGACCCACTGCTCTACACTGTGGCTATGAATCCTAGAATCTGTTGGAGTTTGGTGGTGGGAGCCTATGTCTTTGGTGCTTCTGGAGCCATCCTGCGTACCACATGCACCTTCTGTCTCTCCTTTTGTGAGGACAATAAAATCAACTTCTTCTTCTGTGACGTCCCACCCCTCCTAAAACTTGCCTGCAATGACACAACAAATGCTGAaattatcattgttttctttgccAACATTGTGATTTTGGTCAATGCCTTGGTCATCCTGATTTCCTATCTACTCATCATCAAGACCATTTTGCGGATAAAGTTTTCAGGTGGCAGGGCCAAGACATTTTCCACATGTGGTTCCCACCTCACTGCTGTGGGACTTTTCTATGGGACCCTCACCTTCATGTATATAAGGAGTGGTTCAGGCAAATCCCTGGAGGAAGACAAGGTTGTGTCTGTCTTCTACACAGTGGTCATCCCCATGCTAAACCCTCTGATCTACAGCCTGAGAAACAAGGATGTGAACGCTGCCTTCAGAAAGGTCACTGGCAGATTCCAGGTGTCCCAGAGTATGTAG